The segment GAGTCCCTCAGAGCCTTTTTCAACCCATTTATAGACTACGCTGAGATAATTTTCCGGGTGTTTGCGCAGCAGCGGCAGCATGATCTTCTCCATCATCGAAGCCATTTCCGCAGAACTGGCGCTCTGCATTGCGCTTTCCACGACGGGGATATAGACGGCGGGTTTCTTGGAAATGATCTTTGCCATGATATGGATGAAGGCGGTCTTGCCATAATCACCTTTCTTTGCCCAAAGTGAATTGTAAAAAGGAATGTATTTCTCGTGATTTTTGCCCAGTTTGGTGATTATACTCCCGGCAACATGGACGATCACATCGTGGGGAACCTTACCATTAATCCGTTCAGGATATGCGTTGAAGATGATTTCAAAGTCAAAATCATTCTTCGGCAGCTTGTTTATCAGATAATCGTCCGCATCCTTGTTCAGTCTCTCTTTCCAGTCAATGGTAAGCATCTATCTCTCCCTTGGTAATTTCTTTTTTAGCAGATTACCAAACGCCGGCAAAGGGGAAAACTGTCAAGTGAAATTATCGGTAATCAAAAAGCGAACTGACCTCGTCAAAACTGAGCGAATTAAGCATTTGCTGACCCTCGGACATCACCGCCTCAAACATATCGAGCTTGCCTTTTTGCAGCTCCATGATCTTCTCTTCGACCGTGCCTTTGGAGATCAAACGAAAGACCTGCACTTTTCTTGTCTGTCCGATGCGGTGAGTGCGATCGATAGCCTGGTTTTCCACCATCGGATTCCACCAGGGATCAAAGAGGATCACCGTGTCCGCAGAAGTGAGATTCAGCCCCGTTCCGCCGGTTTTGAGACTGATCAGAAACAGGCGTTTGGCGGGATCGGATTCAAAATCGTTCACTACCTGCATGCGGTTTTTGGTTTGTCCGTCCAAGTAAGAATAAGCGATTCCGAGATCGTCAAAGACCTTTTTCGCAATCTTGAGCATTTGCACAAACTGACTGAATACCAATACCTTGTGTCCGCTATCGATGGAATCCTGCACCAGCTCCACCAATTGTTCGAGTTTGGCGCTGGCTGCGAGTTCCGGCAATATGTCGTTATTGGCAAGATGGGGATGATTGCAGACCTGGCGCAGCTTCGTAAGCGCTGCCAGGATATGGATATAGTTCAGTGGTTGTCCTTCACTGGCGGGGAAGAGCTTTTGCCGCACCATCTCCAATATCTGCAGATAGAGCTTTTCCTGGATCGGATTGAGCTTGCACCAGGAAACCTGTTCCTGCTTGTCCGGCAATTCCAGAAGCACCTCTTTCTTGACGCGTCTCAGGATGAAGGGCGAGACACTGCGGTGCAGCCTGGCAACGCTTTGTTCAGGGTTTTCCGGGCTGAGGTAATCCTGTTTGAAACGGTTCAGTGTCCCCAGGTATCCCGGCATGAGAAAATCGAAGATCGACCACAATTCGGTGAGATTATTTTCCACCGGAGTGCCGGAAAGCGCCATCCGATGCGCGGATTTGAGCTTTTTGATGGCATTGGTGCGCTGGGCGGAGACGTTTTTGATATTCTGTGCCTCGTCCAATACGATCCACTCAAATTCGATATCGCGCAGCAAGGCAACGTCGTTTAGCACAACGCTGTAGGAGATGATCAGCAGTTTCACGTTGGGATTGTTCAGCATCTCTCTTCTGGTCTCCTTGCCGCCTTCGACGATGAGATAAGGGATATTGGTATGAAACTTTTCGATCTCCGCAGCCCAGTTGTATAAAAGGGTTTTGGGGCAAATCAGCAGGCTCATTTTGCTGCTCTGGCTGCTGAGGATCACGGCAAGCGACTGGATCGTCTTGCCCAAGCCCATCTCGTCTGCGAGGATTCCATTCAAGTGATAGTGCTGCAACATCTTCAGCCATGCGTATCCGGTTTTCTGATATCCCCTCAAGACCGTTTGCAGATACTGCGGCAAGGGTTCGGTGCGATCCAAATGCCTACGCACGAGATCCTTGGATACGTGGTTCAACCAATCGTCCCCGAGGAATCTGAAACCCGTGTTTTCCTGCATAAGTTTCTGATAATATGGCAGATTGAGCATCCGGGCACGATAGACGCCGTCCGCTTTGCGTTCGCTCTGCGCGAGCAGGCGTTCCACTTCGTCAAAAGCCTCGCGGTTTTCCACGAAGACGATCTTTCCGTCCACCGTGTGGATAAATTCGTCCTTGGAACGGAAAAAGCGTTTCAATTCATCGTGCGTGAAGCTGAAATCCCGGTATTTATAGCTGATGTCATACTCAAACCATTCGATCTCATCGGAGCGCCGGGCGCTGATCTCCACTTGCAAAGGCACTTTGTGAATAAATTCACGATTGAGCGCGGGGTCGATCTCGATGTCCCAGTCTTTTTCACCCATTTCGAATACTTTTTGGCGCAGTTCCGCCAAAGCACTATCTCCCTCAAAAACAAGCTGGGAAAATTCTCCGATGCGGTCATGCGAAGCGCCGGGCAGGCTTTTGACCAGAATCCTGACCTTGTCAAAAACATCGGGCGGCAGATAGAACCATGCATTGCCGCTTTCTGCTCCTCGAGTGTAATCGCTTTTGATCAAAGGAGTCTGGAAGCGCACCACAGAAAGCGGGATCTCGATCTCGCCTAAGTAGCTGAGCTTTCCCTCCAAGAGGATTCTATGATCCATCTGCTTTATTTTCAATTTGATCCGCGGTGGCTCGCTGATGATATATGGCAGTTCGATCGAGTTGTCGATATCCAGATAGATGTCGTGTTTGCGCAGCTCGTTATAGACGACGGTGCGATAATAGACAAGTTCGCGGGAATTGATGATCAGGGACGAACTCATCAGTTTTTCGATCACTTCGCCACGGAAGGGAAGATACACAGGGCGCACTTGATTGCGGAAAAAAAGCCAGCTGGGGTAGCCCGAATAGCAGATGGAAAGCTCTTCCACGATCACCGGATAGACGATATAATCCTTCCTGCCCCTCGCTTCGATCCTCAGACTGAGGGGATAGACGGTGGAAAATATCTGCAATATCTCACCGCTCTCGCGAACGCGAAACCGCTCTCCCAGATTCATCATCAAGCCCAAAGCGGCGGCAAAATCCTTTTTGTAGATGGAATAAAACCTGCCCTTGGCACTGTAGGCGGAGCGGTGAATGTGTAAAAACTGCAAAAAC is part of the Candidatus Cloacimonadaceae bacterium genome and harbors:
- a CDS encoding DEAD/DEAH box helicase, giving the protein MARLFSKDYHDKSASWYFNHAVIALADGDLEFWKSVDEQGRFNLHFFAVTDKRDYFSARVDIVYDKVGERVISHTCSECKDAEDCRHYLSILRYSYHHLKTEIFSAPVIETCDGNDLRANESWQNTVHAARFELEGIYNPVLDKIRFYHGEFDPIELPLLIRISLDEIPASVSATKIEDYQANLGVFSDNEIRFLQFLHIHRSAYSAKGRFYSIYKKDFAAALGLMMNLGERFRVRESGEILQIFSTVYPLSLRIEARGRKDYIVYPVIVEELSICYSGYPSWLFFRNQVRPVYLPFRGEVIEKLMSSSLIINSRELVYYRTVVYNELRKHDIYLDIDNSIELPYIISEPPRIKLKIKQMDHRILLEGKLSYLGEIEIPLSVVRFQTPLIKSDYTRGAESGNAWFYLPPDVFDKVRILVKSLPGASHDRIGEFSQLVFEGDSALAELRQKVFEMGEKDWDIEIDPALNREFIHKVPLQVEISARRSDEIEWFEYDISYKYRDFSFTHDELKRFFRSKDEFIHTVDGKIVFVENREAFDEVERLLAQSERKADGVYRARMLNLPYYQKLMQENTGFRFLGDDWLNHVSKDLVRRHLDRTEPLPQYLQTVLRGYQKTGYAWLKMLQHYHLNGILADEMGLGKTIQSLAVILSSQSSKMSLLICPKTLLYNWAAEIEKFHTNIPYLIVEGGKETRREMLNNPNVKLLIISYSVVLNDVALLRDIEFEWIVLDEAQNIKNVSAQRTNAIKKLKSAHRMALSGTPVENNLTELWSIFDFLMPGYLGTLNRFKQDYLSPENPEQSVARLHRSVSPFILRRVKKEVLLELPDKQEQVSWCKLNPIQEKLYLQILEMVRQKLFPASEGQPLNYIHILAALTKLRQVCNHPHLANNDILPELAASAKLEQLVELVQDSIDSGHKVLVFSQFVQMLKIAKKVFDDLGIAYSYLDGQTKNRMQVVNDFESDPAKRLFLISLKTGGTGLNLTSADTVILFDPWWNPMVENQAIDRTHRIGQTRKVQVFRLISKGTVEEKIMELQKGKLDMFEAVMSEGQQMLNSLSFDEVSSLFDYR